The genomic interval CGATATAACTCGCGTGCACCGGCATCGAGCAGGAAGCCGAGCAAGCCAATAATCAGTACTGTCGCCGTCAGTTCGGAATAGGCGAGACGATCGCGCGTATCGAGGATGAAATATCCAAGCCCGGCGGATACGCCGAGCATTTCGCAGGGTACCAAAACGATCCAGACGATGCCGATCGCCAGCCGCAGCCCGGTGAGAACGTGACCGAGCACGCCGGGGACAATGATATGGCGCAGCGTTTCCCAGCGCGTCGCGGACAGGCTGGAGGCAAGGCGGAGCCAGTTCGGCTCAAGATTTTTCACGCCCTCAGCGGTGTTCAGAAGGATCGGCCATATAGCTGCGAAGGTGAGCAGGAAATAGATCGGTCGGTCACCGACTCCGAACACCATCACCGCGATTGGCATCCACGACAATGGCGAGATCATGCGCAGGAATTGGAATGCCGGAGATGTGGCAGCGTTCAGGTGGCTGTAGCTGCCCACGGCAAGGCCAAGTGGCACTCCTATCAGAAGCGCCAGGCCCAATCCAACCGCCACGCGGCGCAGACTGACCAAAATGTGGACTGGCAGATCGGACTGCGTGACGAGTTGTGCCAGAGTCGCGAACGCGCTTGTAGGGGAGAAGTGACCGACGAAACTGAGCGGCGTGGCGATAACATCGGTGCCGACCCACCACAGAATCAATAAAACTGCGAGCCCGCTGGTGCCCAGCACGGTTTTGGTGAGCGAGGCCCGCCCATGGACAATCTGCCCGGCCGCCGCTTTCCTCGCCTGACTTTGTCGGACGGGAGATGTGGATTTGCCCACGGCAGGAAGCCCATCAGATGGCCACCTGGCAGTCATGCGACGATGACCTCCGTGCGCGTAAACGATTCCGGCAGGCCGAATGCAGCCATTCCGCCCGCGGCTGTCACCGCGGCCTTCACGAACCTATCGTCGACCAGTTCTCGTGCCGCTGTGGCAGGGTCGAGGGCGTCGAGGAACGTCCCGTT from Bradyrhizobium arachidis carries:
- a CDS encoding ABC transporter permease, translated to MGKSTSPVRQSQARKAAAGQIVHGRASLTKTVLGTSGLAVLLILWWVGTDVIATPLSFVGHFSPTSAFATLAQLVTQSDLPVHILVSLRRVAVGLGLALLIGVPLGLAVGSYSHLNAATSPAFQFLRMISPLSWMPIAVMVFGVGDRPIYFLLTFAAIWPILLNTAEGVKNLEPNWLRLASSLSATRWETLRHIIVPGVLGHVLTGLRLAIGIVWIVLVPCEMLGVSAGLGYFILDTRDRLAYSELTATVLIIGLLGFLLDAGARELYRMSGRDR